A single genomic interval of Pyrus communis chromosome 7, drPyrComm1.1, whole genome shotgun sequence harbors:
- the LOC137738878 gene encoding uncharacterized protein, protein MSWFLTVIFLVTTLTFHTPSEASYEEIQPSAVIVGTVYCDTCFQEDFSNTSHFISGASIGVECKDGTSTKPSFNAQVKTNSHGQFKVHLPFSVSKDVKKIEGCSVKLIRSSEPYCAVASSATSSSLHLKARKQGTHIFSAGFFTFKPLKQPSLCNQKPNIQNSKKLNSQKFSEMAFPSSSQVDPKMPDPSLNQSDLLGLPGLPGLPGLPGLPGLPGLPGLPGLPGLPGLPGLPGLPLAAEKTSSKSSNSKSSKNGQLGDNKEVAHPDSPPAGSAP, encoded by the exons ATGTCTTGGTTTCTTACAGTTATCTTTCTGGTAACTACTCTCACATTTCATACTCCTTCAGAGGCTAGCTATGAGGAGATCCAGCCTTCTGCAGTAATTGTTGGCACTGTCTACTGTGACACATGTTTTCAAGAGGATTTCTCAAATACCAGCCATTTCATTTCAG GGGCTTCTATTGGTGTGGAATGCAAAGATGGGActtcaacaaaaccaagtttCAACGCACAAGTGAAAACAAACAGCCATGGACAATTCAAAGTCCATCTGCCCTTCTCAGTGAGCAAAGATGTCAAGAAAATTGAAGGATGCTCCGTGAAACTAATCCGCAGCAGTGAACCCTACTGTGCTGTGGCTTCATCGGCCACCTCATCTTCCCTACACCTCAAGGCAAGAAAGCAAGGGACCCACATATTCTCTGCTGGTTTCTTCACCTTCAAGCCTCTCAAGCAACCCAGCTTGTGCAACCAGAAACCCAACATTCAGAATTCCAAGAAATTAAATTCCCAGAAGTTCTCAGAGATGGCATTCCCATCCTCCTCTCAGGTGGACCCCAAAATGCCTGATCCCTCTCTCAACCAATCTGATCTCCTAGGTCTCCCAGGTCTCCCTGGACTCCCTGGACTCCCAGGTCTCCCAGGTCTCCCAGGTCTCCCAGGACTCCCAGGTCTCCCAGGCCTCCCAGGCCTCCCAGGACTTCCAGGGCTACCCCTTGCTGCTGAAAAAACTTCATCCAAGTCCTCCAACTCCAAATCTTCAAAGAATGGGCAACTAGGTGATAATAAAGAAGTAGCCCATCCAGATTCTCCACCAGCGGGTTCAGCACCATGA